A single Cryomorphaceae bacterium DNA region contains:
- the aroF gene encoding 3-deoxy-7-phosphoheptulonate synthase codes for MIIKLEGNISSASEQALVRELNQLSIESYPVRTQVANYLICLCKEEFDIRRIGAMPGVEDLHRVSGKHKLVSSKWKVGRSSIDIGGGDFIGGNGLTVMAGPCSIESEDQIRKVVTQLVDKGVTVMRGGVYKPRTSPYSFRGLGIEGLKLFHSICRENGIKIITEVMEASQIDEMMDYVDIFQVGARNSQNFNLLEELGQIDKPVMIKRGISGSIDELLYSAEYVFKNGNEKVILCERGIRTFETSSRNTLDLNAVPILQEKSHLPVVVDPSHGIGIRKHVIPMALAGVAAGADGLIVEIHERPEKAATDGQQTLDFDQFNELMLKVRAISQAIRTAV; via the coding sequence ATGATTATAAAACTTGAAGGCAATATTTCGTCCGCATCAGAACAAGCACTTGTGCGTGAATTGAATCAACTGAGTATTGAATCATATCCCGTTCGAACCCAGGTAGCCAACTACCTCATCTGTCTGTGCAAGGAGGAGTTCGACATACGTAGAATTGGTGCTATGCCCGGCGTAGAAGATCTTCACCGCGTTAGTGGCAAGCATAAACTCGTCAGCAGTAAATGGAAAGTCGGGCGATCATCCATTGACATCGGGGGTGGAGATTTTATTGGCGGAAATGGTCTGACCGTTATGGCCGGCCCCTGCAGTATCGAGAGCGAAGATCAAATACGGAAGGTGGTGACTCAACTCGTGGATAAAGGCGTAACCGTCATGAGAGGAGGCGTTTATAAACCCAGAACCAGCCCCTACTCTTTCAGGGGTTTAGGGATTGAAGGGCTAAAGCTCTTTCATTCCATTTGTCGTGAAAACGGAATCAAGATCATCACCGAAGTAATGGAAGCCAGTCAAATAGACGAAATGATGGACTACGTTGACATTTTTCAGGTCGGGGCTCGCAACTCCCAAAACTTCAATCTCCTCGAAGAATTGGGTCAAATTGATAAACCGGTGATGATCAAACGCGGCATTAGCGGAAGCATAGACGAACTGTTGTACTCTGCTGAATACGTATTTAAAAATGGAAATGAGAAGGTCATTCTATGTGAACGGGGTATTAGGACGTTTGAAACCTCATCTAGAAACACCTTGGATTTAAATGCAGTGCCTATTCTTCAGGAGAAATCACACTTGCCTGTTGTTGTCGATCCTTCACACGGTATTGGCATTCGAAAGCACGTTATTCCTATGGCTTTGGCAGGGGTAGCTGCTGGTGCCGATGGATTAATCGTGGAAATTCACGAACGACCAGAAAAAGCTGCGACAGACGGGCAGCAGACGCTAGACTTTGATCAATTTAATGAGCTCATGCTAAAAGTCCGCGCTATTTCTCAAGCTATTCGAACAGCGGTTTGA
- a CDS encoding tryptophan synthase subunit alpha: protein MNKLKKKLQDKKSQLLNIYCTAGFPNLHDLPKIANTLYESGADMIEVGIPYSDPIADGPTIQASNSVALENGITMDLIFDQVNKFKEDMPKILMGYLNPVLQYGFEKFVLKCSEARVDGVILPDLPLEVYEEQYKLLFEEYGISFIFLITPDTSPERIARIDELSSTFIYAVSSSSTTGKGDGIKSAVPYLSKIRKLSLKHPVLVGFNISTPSDLELVHTYAPGGIIGSAFIKSLVGHNDVESASKQFVEKMTKINTMS from the coding sequence ATGAATAAGCTGAAGAAGAAACTCCAGGATAAGAAATCCCAACTGCTTAACATCTACTGTACTGCTGGCTTTCCAAACCTGCACGATCTGCCGAAGATTGCGAACACGCTTTACGAATCTGGAGCAGATATGATCGAGGTAGGCATCCCATACTCCGACCCCATTGCCGACGGCCCAACAATTCAAGCGAGCAATAGTGTCGCCTTGGAGAATGGAATTACCATGGACCTCATTTTTGACCAAGTGAATAAGTTCAAGGAGGACATGCCTAAAATATTAATGGGCTACTTGAACCCTGTGCTCCAATACGGGTTTGAAAAATTCGTATTGAAATGCTCGGAGGCCCGGGTAGACGGTGTCATTCTACCTGATTTGCCTCTGGAAGTTTACGAGGAGCAATACAAGCTTCTGTTCGAGGAATACGGAATCAGCTTTATTTTTCTGATTACTCCTGATACTTCCCCGGAACGAATAGCGCGGATTGACGAGCTTAGCTCCACCTTTATCTATGCGGTAAGCTCATCCAGCACTACAGGAAAAGGAGATGGAATCAAAAGTGCCGTCCCATACCTCAGTAAGATCCGAAAGCTATCCTTGAAGCATCCCGTCCTCGTTGGATTTAACATTTCTACTCCATCCGATTTAGAGCTCGTACACACCTATGCACCCGGCGGAATCATCGGATCCGCCTTTATCAAATCCCTGGTCGGTCATAACGATGTCGAATCAGCCAGCAAACAGTTCGTCGAAAAGATGACTAAAATCAACACGATGTCATGA
- the trpB gene encoding tryptophan synthase subunit beta has product MKYTIDQKGFYGSFGGAFIPEMLYPNVHELQDTYVELLSSASFQEEFHALLNEYVGRPTPLFLAERLSEHFGAEIYLKREDLCHTGAHKVNNTLGQVLLAEKLGKKRIIAETGAGQHGVATATVCALKGLECIVYMGEKDIERQAPNVARMKMLGAEVRSATSGSRTLKDATNEAIRDWINNPTDTHYIIGSVVGPHPYPDLVARLQSVISQEITNQLVGDPTHVIACVGGGSNAIGAFYHFIEDESVKLIGVEAAGEGVTSGKSAATLALGTPGVLHASMTYVMQTLEGQVVEPHSVSAGLDYPGIGPWHAHLHSEGRVQYDSVTDQEALEAALFLSRLEGIIPALETAHALAYLSKMKLEHGNRVVINLSGRGDKDLATYMNHFSL; this is encoded by the coding sequence ATGAAATACACCATTGACCAAAAAGGATTCTATGGATCGTTCGGTGGAGCATTCATTCCTGAAATGCTATATCCCAATGTTCATGAACTACAAGATACGTACGTAGAGCTTCTCTCTTCCGCATCATTTCAAGAAGAGTTTCATGCTTTGTTAAACGAATATGTTGGGCGACCCACTCCATTATTCTTAGCAGAGCGTCTGAGCGAGCACTTCGGGGCCGAAATCTATCTCAAACGTGAAGACCTCTGTCATACCGGTGCGCACAAAGTGAACAACACCCTAGGGCAGGTTCTCCTCGCCGAAAAGCTCGGTAAAAAGCGAATAATTGCAGAGACTGGGGCTGGACAACACGGTGTCGCCACCGCCACTGTTTGTGCGCTCAAGGGCTTGGAATGCATCGTTTATATGGGTGAAAAGGACATTGAACGTCAAGCTCCGAATGTAGCACGAATGAAAATGCTCGGTGCCGAAGTTCGTTCTGCTACGAGTGGCAGCCGGACGCTTAAGGACGCAACAAACGAAGCTATACGAGACTGGATCAACAATCCAACGGACACGCACTACATCATTGGTTCAGTAGTGGGGCCACATCCCTACCCGGATCTAGTGGCCCGTTTGCAGTCTGTCATTTCGCAAGAGATTACAAACCAATTGGTGGGAGACCCCACCCATGTCATCGCGTGTGTAGGCGGAGGATCGAATGCCATCGGGGCCTTTTATCACTTTATTGAAGACGAAAGCGTAAAGCTCATTGGTGTAGAAGCTGCAGGTGAAGGCGTCACTTCTGGAAAATCCGCAGCAACTCTTGCTCTAGGAACCCCTGGCGTACTGCATGCATCCATGACCTATGTGATGCAAACCTTGGAAGGTCAAGTTGTAGAACCGCATAGCGTCTCGGCCGGGTTGGACTACCCTGGGATTGGGCCATGGCACGCACATCTTCATTCAGAAGGACGGGTCCAATACGACAGCGTAACGGATCAAGAGGCCTTAGAAGCCGCTCTTTTCCTTTCGAGACTCGAGGGTATTATTCCTGCATTGGAAACCGCTCATGCCCTAGCCTACTTAAGTAAGATGAAGCTCGAACATGGTAACCGTGTGGTCATAAACTTGAGTGGTCGAGGAGACAAAGATTTAGCCACATACATGAATCATTTTAGTCTATGA
- a CDS encoding phosphoribosylanthranilate isomerase, with protein MIVKICGMRDPDNIKAISALKPNLMGFIFYEKSARFVDFEGIPLALVEVDATVEKVAVFVNEDMKQVERITREYDFDFVQLHGDETPDYCCQLAEGGIRIIKAISVGLEIPFDTLKSYEPYVEYFLFDTRTANRGGSGKHFNWDLLKRYPLSTPFLLSGGISENDIEEIKDLELSYLAGVDANSRLETAPGLKDIDASKELINQVRTV; from the coding sequence ATGATTGTCAAAATTTGCGGCATGCGGGATCCGGATAACATCAAGGCAATTTCTGCTCTCAAACCCAATTTGATGGGCTTCATCTTCTATGAGAAATCAGCCCGATTCGTTGATTTTGAGGGCATTCCTCTTGCTCTTGTGGAGGTTGATGCCACCGTAGAAAAGGTTGCCGTATTTGTCAATGAAGACATGAAACAAGTCGAACGAATTACGAGGGAGTACGATTTTGATTTTGTACAGCTGCATGGTGATGAAACCCCTGATTATTGCTGTCAATTGGCCGAAGGAGGAATCCGAATCATCAAAGCAATTTCTGTAGGTCTAGAAATTCCATTTGATACGCTGAAAAGTTATGAGCCGTACGTCGAATATTTTCTATTTGATACGCGAACAGCAAACCGCGGTGGCAGTGGAAAGCACTTCAATTGGGACTTACTCAAGAGGTATCCTCTGTCAACCCCTTTCCTTCTAAGCGGCGGAATCAGCGAAAATGACATCGAAGAAATTAAAGATTTAGAATTGAGCTATTTGGCGGGGGTGGATGCCAATAGTCGGCTAGAAACAGCACCGGGGCTCAAAGATATTGATGCCTCAAAAGAATTGATCAATCAAGTTAGGACAGTATGA
- the trpC gene encoding indole-3-glycerol phosphate synthase TrpC, whose amino-acid sequence MNILDEIIAHKRAEVAESKEIRPVKLLEKSIFFETDCVSMKQYITRPDKVGIIAEIKRASPSTGTLHEHVDVEQLSIGYMQAGASALSVLSDSKYFSGSLKDVEVARKFNYCPILRKDFVVSEYQIIEAKSSGADCILLIAAALSPQQSKSLAGFARSLGLEVLLEVHNEIEIQDHLNEHLNLVGVNNRDLKTFSTSIENSIRLSSLIPDHFCRISESGIKSAKEVLTLKEVGFQGFLIGGYFMQHAQPERACARLVKEINDHK is encoded by the coding sequence ATGAATATTCTAGACGAAATCATCGCTCATAAACGCGCTGAAGTTGCTGAAAGCAAGGAGATTCGACCTGTTAAACTCCTAGAGAAGAGCATTTTCTTCGAAACGGATTGTGTTTCCATGAAGCAGTACATCACAAGGCCTGATAAGGTTGGAATCATAGCAGAAATCAAACGCGCTTCACCCAGTACGGGAACTCTGCATGAGCATGTGGATGTAGAACAGCTCAGCATCGGCTATATGCAGGCCGGAGCTTCGGCCTTGAGTGTGCTGAGCGATTCCAAGTACTTTAGCGGAAGTCTTAAAGACGTTGAGGTCGCCCGGAAATTCAACTACTGTCCCATTTTACGAAAAGACTTTGTTGTTTCTGAGTATCAGATTATTGAAGCAAAAAGCAGTGGAGCCGATTGCATTCTATTGATTGCTGCAGCTCTTAGCCCTCAACAGTCTAAATCCCTGGCCGGATTCGCTCGTAGTCTAGGGTTAGAAGTTCTTCTCGAGGTCCACAATGAAATCGAAATTCAAGATCATCTGAACGAGCATCTGAATTTGGTCGGTGTCAATAATCGAGACCTCAAGACCTTCTCAACATCCATCGAGAACAGTATTCGTTTGTCGTCCTTAATTCCAGATCACTTTTGTCGGATAAGCGAAAGTGGCATAAAGTCGGCAAAGGAAGTCTTGACATTAAAGGAAGTTGGATTCCAAGGCTTCTTAATTGGGGGATACTTTATGCAGCACGCTCAGCCCGAGCGAGCATGTGCTCGTCTTGTCAAAGAAATAAATGACCACAAATGA
- the trpD gene encoding anthranilate phosphoribosyltransferase, whose amino-acid sequence MKDTLQYLFEHNTLTQVEAKDLLTEISAEKFDPFQVAAFLTVFRVRGITVQELSGFREALLELASPVDLEAYNPVDLCGTGGDGKDTFNVSTLSSFVTAGAGVRVAKHGNYAVSSSCGSSNVMEYLGYQFTGDEGELQRQIEEVGICFLHAPLFHPAMKAVAPIRRSMGVHTFFNMLGPMVNPARPKRQLVGVYSLELLRLYHYLYQQTDIDYRIVHSLDGYDEISLTSGSKVLSPQSDMVLYPDDFGAETLQPEALHGGQSVKEAAAIFMNILEGSGTDAQNAVVIANSSLAISSANPQKSLQECRVMAQESLTSGNALNVFKRLIKS is encoded by the coding sequence ATGAAGGATACGCTACAGTACTTATTCGAACACAATACACTGACTCAAGTCGAGGCCAAGGATCTGCTCACAGAGATTTCGGCTGAGAAGTTCGATCCCTTTCAGGTTGCCGCATTTCTAACCGTCTTCAGAGTACGTGGAATTACCGTTCAAGAATTGAGTGGTTTCCGGGAAGCTCTATTGGAATTGGCCAGCCCTGTCGATTTAGAAGCCTACAACCCCGTTGATCTTTGCGGAACCGGAGGGGACGGCAAAGACACGTTCAACGTCTCCACCTTATCGTCATTCGTCACCGCCGGAGCGGGTGTTCGAGTGGCAAAGCATGGAAACTACGCGGTTAGTTCTTCATGCGGCTCCTCCAATGTCATGGAATACTTGGGCTATCAGTTTACGGGCGATGAAGGTGAGCTTCAAAGGCAAATTGAGGAAGTGGGAATTTGCTTTCTGCACGCTCCCTTATTTCATCCGGCCATGAAGGCCGTAGCTCCTATCAGACGAAGCATGGGTGTTCATACCTTCTTCAATATGCTCGGACCAATGGTCAATCCCGCTCGGCCAAAACGACAGCTTGTCGGGGTTTATTCTCTAGAGCTTCTTCGTCTATATCATTACCTGTATCAGCAAACAGACATAGACTATCGGATTGTACACAGCTTAGACGGATACGACGAGATTTCACTAACCTCCGGAAGCAAGGTCCTTTCTCCTCAATCAGACATGGTTCTGTACCCTGACGACTTTGGAGCAGAAACACTTCAACCTGAAGCATTGCACGGAGGACAATCCGTAAAGGAGGCTGCTGCCATTTTTATGAATATCCTCGAAGGGAGTGGAACAGATGCTCAAAATGCTGTGGTTATTGCAAACAGCTCCTTAGCCATTTCATCGGCAAACCCACAGAAGTCTCTTCAAGAATGTCGTGTAATGGCCCAGGAGTCACTGACAAGTGGAAACGCCTTGAACGTATTTAAACGCCTTATCAAATCATGA